A single genomic interval of Rhododendron vialii isolate Sample 1 chromosome 3a, ASM3025357v1 harbors:
- the LOC131318694 gene encoding uncharacterized protein LOC131318694 isoform X4, whose protein sequence is MPAMGYGDDSEVVGEELSKLSHEVKLKELLRNLNSAEIKLCSNASKDFVKLLRGRAGGELLRLYVQNSSKLTELDQAWNLQLGKPGLSYVLKVISAILCHPDGVYNSNDTGGVGISRALDKFARSIIEEKLGELYKELNSKEAKRQNAALLLLASVVRRGSGLASDVAKSFDFKLPIFPKLAEYKVKRIGATRKHSTRQAFVGLAMSFLEVGKPGLLRWVLQQKEMYSGVLRGIGSDDDETVVYVLSTLRDMILIPESLVPPSLRSVLFGSVTLEQLVNISGREDGGVAAELAHRVLVIACTDPSNGLMPDLNRQPNPLKGNLKRLLDLMKKLKATEVDYHRDLLLAIVKGRPLFGSAFMDEFPYNVEDHASPNWFFAVSLAANLVSSVGSGLSFDFKPEDPPSFSNPDVQSLIKCICPRPFTRAIVNKGLLHTNSLMKHGILRLVLEELKLLDSLTTTIESNYCSSNHMRSKWLSLKQDIQNEVRILLPDTQVLLSLLSSLSTHSKSLESSLKRTGDSEISLEQGVRAFKRFKTDSHMDDVDILVSGVCNLPEITLQRDTGVVQGMNDVDDVNDGDDNAFVIADIWGLRQCSEGGVTVKDEETHFYSRLLDAFKIYHRTMPAALEGSFDFFRFLPSNPLALPTILQQSLLSLLLELIEWSPKCKIPVRIPPLMYKHLQPFVKLLLYSPSRDIKDQAHILAQAAMLSTGAFDKNLREIGAWFLFLPGYKTGNIVVGDRGIEVFQNLFSVIVSFLCDAVSTVGNNLLKYWDVLRRHTCHLKGVEDVSPEFGPLFICILEKCLRVVSSESGTFTVPEKSMIALYACNTIKYLLQTQGETGLLCSLVDLLLSERVEVEDCFSLDDGDAQDLCEWRPLKNLFLFSRNIQNPQKKCSISRVERKVVHSNSSFADILGEVKRVLRSGSDIELICISKAFVLSILSTPPAVILQHFPSVISASKNLSGFPFSVLLSIFFLEPSLLFEVSKLWPEMFCNGLESFVDMVHGKEPIIGDIDIDAIESSSAAFCLFLKQAPFYVLFPSTVRIDGLCLLEGSNLQYLLQDKFSEMATDDFVSSVLLVLFWFHQIRLSHGIKPLAKFEQISGTCSILIEKMLGFLQDSPTKSIFELTEVIISHPSVMLSLQYPLGHKEFPEGIFGESSENFFVLARQGIHKMDHHVLNLLASVCKCLVTCCNGQNSVSGVDYLKKRFRSSFKALVKKLNRIFRDRFDECIKTGDLKPLTPTLCALHSLIPFISPLELLKLVLWIFSKIDLGDSTFRVSSDFSALLVGLSIAGCAFDMLSAYLQQPNTQGISSNIFWEMEEKPFDILLFESIYFQLIKFAMRFELDAADLCLLKAVNVTNKRKVMHTHWFPLTMDLSRVIHNTPIEVLSHFIRKTSMTRAKMLFLLTELSPVHLSVFGHFFSDVMNEYLLPNDNVTDGTCSNTFSDDNFVMLLPTALSYLISASMKYGEQFHKCVRSMSSFYSRILFRSFSDWKSYVTMDIFNKECVEFLPPSMEELLNLLSRSLLGKSICMLRYYFAFNGDAVKLKKRLKLFNSICPYSGAANEDLLDCDVKEIDAYSLDQSLNLVNRVVAKIYLCRMLLLPKSNQIRSSPKEDGNNTKEIYSEVGSNKEYSSRVRFMNILVHTWHIIVRKFPSNSDDPEKLTGKNYVFRFLEVFISRNILELTREIRNCPFIEQLARLSLFHRFGDPSTLKMLRGVLPSLSDGNSHILVLQLLLAHSQFAPSIHSCFQSSGGSQFGMIFRPMASILRLLVVPSTDESALYGETRQQKTSEMYMKQLEVVRLLRALFCIQAQQRSFDFEKDTNANPRELLFLLLSSYGATLSEVDLEIYSLMLEIESANVSNSGSIAEMDYLWGSAAIRIRKEREQEQDLSSHMMKDVEAVEGRRTRFRENLPIDPKLCAYTVLHFPHGRNVVEVQHGDSDDMNEINYPNVEQIQTYDPVFILRFSIHSLLMGYIEPVEFASLGLLAIAFVSISSPHDEMRKLGYEVLGGFKNALEKCQKRKDLMRLRLLLTYLQNGIEKPWQRIPSITAKFVAEASVILLDPSHDHYSTISKFLMGSARVNMKSVPLFANFLWSSSVNFRTDRLWMLRLLYAGLDSDDDAQIYIRNNILEILLGFYASPFSDIESKELILQVVKKSVEVRKLARHLVEHCSIISWLSSIVSVFCGKQYQAQTNLPFALLNRALEFWARNPC, encoded by the exons ATGCCAGCCATGGGGTACGGGGATGATAGTGAAGTTGTGGGGGAAGAACTTTCAAAACTGTCTCATGAAGTTAAACTAAAAGAACTATTGCGTAATTTGAATTCGGCTGAAATTAAGCTGTGTTCGAATGCGTCAAAGGATTTCGTCAAGTTACTTAGGGGCCGTGCTGGGGGTGAATTGTTGCGTTTGTATGTCCAGAATTCGTCTAAGTTAACAGAGCTTGATCAAGCTTGGAATCTTCAACTGGGGAAACCAGGCTTGTCATATGTATTGAAGGTAATTTCTGCAATTTTGTGTCATCCAGATGGGGTATATAATTCGAATGATACGGGAGGGGTTGGTATTAGTAGGGCTCTTGACAAGTTTGCCCGTTCTATTATTgaagaaaaattaggagaaCTTTACAAGGAATTGAATAGTAAAGAGGCGAAGCGCCAAAATGCTGCATTGTTGCTTTTAGCTTCGGTTGTTAGACGGGGTTCAGGTTTGGCTTCTGATGTTGCTAAGAGCTTTGATTTCAAGCTCCCGATATTCCCTAAACTTGCAGAGTACAAAGTGAAAAGAATCGGGGCAACAAGGAAGCATTCCACGAGACAAGCATTTGTTGGGCTTGCAATGTCGTTTTTGGAAGTGGGGAAGCCAGGTTTGCTGAGATGGGTCCTACAGCAGAAGGAGATGTACTCTGGGGTACTTCGCGGGATTGGGAGTGATGATGATGAGACTGTTGTTTATGTTCTGTCTACATTGCGGGATATGATTCTCATTCCAGAGTCATTGGTACCCCCTAGTCTTCGTAGCGTTTTGTTTGGAAGCGTTACTCTTGAGCAGTTAGTTAATATTTCTGGGAGAGAGGATGGCGGTGTTGCTGCAGAGCTAGCACACAGGGTTCTGGTCATTGCTTGTACAGACCCTTCTAATGGGTTAATGCCAGATTTGAATAGACAACCTAATCCTTTAAAAGGGAATCTAAAGCGACTATTGGATCTCATGAAAAAGCTAAAAGCAACTGAGGTTGACTACCACAGGGACCTGCTCTTGGCCATCGTTAAAGGGAGGCCATTGTTTGGTTCAGCGTTTATGGATGAGTTCCCTTACAATGTTGAAGATCATGCATCACCCAACTG GTTTTTTGCTGTTTCTCTGGCAGCTAACTTGGTTTCTTCAGTGGGCAGCGGTCTATCTTTCGATTTCAAACCTGAGGACCCACCTTCCTTTAGCAATCCAGATGTGCAGAGTCTAATAAAATGCATATGTCCTCGCCCATTCACCCGGGCTATAGTTAACAAAGGGCTACTTCACACAAATTCTTTGATGAAACATGGAATTCTGAGGCTTGTTTTGGAGGAACTGAAGCTTTTGGACTCTCTTACTACCACTATAGAAAGTAATTATTGTTCTAGCAACCATATGAGGAGTAAGTGGTTGTCTTTGAAGCAAGATATTCAGAATGAAGTCCGGATTTTGCTTCCGGATACCCAGGTTCTGTTGTCTCTACTTTCTTCTCTGAGTACCCATTCCAAGAGTCTGGAGTCAAGCCTTAAAAGAACTGGAGATTCCGAAATTTCACTTGAACAAGGTGTTCGTGCTTTCAAGAGATTTAAAACTGATAGTCATATGGATGATGTTGACATTCTTGTAAGTGGGGTTTGCAATCTGCCTGAAATTACTTTGCAGAGGGACACTGGTGTGGTTCAGGGTATGAATGATGTGGATGATGTGAACGATGGAGATGATAATGCATTTGTTATTGCAGATATCTGGGGGTTGCGCCAGTGCTCCGAAGGTGGTGTGACAGTAAAGGATGAAGAAACACACTTTTACTCGAGGTTACTCGATGCCTTCAAAATTTATCAT CGGACAATGCCCGCAGCGCTAGAGGGATCTTTCGATTTCTTTCGATTTCTCCCCAGTAACCCTTTGGCATTACCAACCATCCTTCAGCAATCTCTGCTATCGCTGCTTTTGGAACTTATTGAATGGTCTCCAAAGTGCAAGATTCCTGTTAGAATTCCACCACTTATGTACAAACATCTCCAACCATTTGTTAAGTTGCTGCTTTATTCACCGAGTAGAGACATAAAGGATCAAGCGCATATTCTGGCACAGGCTGCCATGTTAAGtactggtgcctttgacaaaaACCTAAGGGAAATTGGTGCATGGTTCTTATTTTTACCTGGCTATAAGACAGGCAACATTGTTGTTGGTGACCGAGGCATTGAAGTGTTCCAGAACTTGTTTTCAGTCATCGTTTCCTTTTTATGTGATGCTGTTTCCACAGTTGGAAATAACTTGCTCAAGTACTGGGATGTTTTAAGGCGTCACACATGCCATTTAAAAGGTGTTGAAG ATGTATCTCCTGAATTTGGCCCTCTTTTCATTTGCATCTTAGAGAAGTGTCTAAGAGTGGTTTCTTCTGAATCTGGGACCTTTACCGTACCCGAGAAGTCGATGATAGCATTATATGCCTGCAACACAATAAAATATCTCTTGCAGACTCAg GGAGAAACTGGATTGCTGTGTTCTCTGGTTGACCTCTTATTATCTGAAAGGGTTGAGGTTGAGGATTGTTTCTCTTTAGACGATGGTGATGCTCAGGATCTGTGCGAGTGGAGACCATTGAAGAACTTGTTTCTCTTTTCAAGGAACATCCAAAATCCGCAAAAAAAATGTAGCATTTCTCGTGTAGAAAGAAAAGTGGTACACTCCAACAGTTCTTTCGCCGATATATTAGGTGAAGTTAAAAGAGTTTTGAGGAGTGGTAGTGACATTGAATTGATCTGTATTAGTAAAGCATTCGTGCTTTCAATCTTGTCAACACCACCAGCTGTGATTTTACAACATTTCCCGTCAGTTATATCTGCTTCGAAGAATCTGTCTGGATTCCCTTTCTCAGTGTTGTTATCTATATTTTTTCTCGAACCAAGTCTTCTTTTCGAAGTTTCTAAGTTATGGCCTGAGATGTTCTGTAATGGTCTGGAAAGCTTCGTAGATATGGTTCACGGCAAAGAACCAATAATTGGTGACATAGATATTGATGCAATAGAATCATCTTCGGCTGCATTTTGCCTCTTTTTGAAGCAGGCGCCATTCTATGTGCTATTTCCTTCCACTGTGAGAATTGATGGCTTATGTTTACTGGAGGGTTCAAACTTACAATACTTGCTTCAGGATAAATTCTCTGAAATGGCCACTGATGACTTTGTTTCCTCTGTCCTCCTTGTGCTATTCTGGTTCCATCAGATACGGCTATCGCATGGAATTAAACCATTGGCTAAGTTTGAACAGATTTCTGGAACAtgctcaattctcatagagaaGATGTTGGGATTCCTGCAGGATTCCccaacaaaatctatttttgaaTTGACTGAAGTTATTATTTCTCATCCTTCAGTAATGTTGTCATTGCAATACCCTTTGGGCCACAAGGAGTTTCCAGAAGGTATCTTTGGGGAGAGTTcagagaatttttttgttttggccaGACAGGGTATTCACAAAATGGATCATCATGTCTTGAATTTGTTGGCGTCGGTTTGTAAATGCTTAGTAACTTGTTGCAATGGTCAGAATTCTGTTAGTGGAGTTGACTACTTGAAGAAACGGTTCCGCAGTTCGTTTAAAGCACTGGTGAAAAAGCTAAATCGAATATTCAGGGATAGGTTTGACGAGTGCATAAAAACTGGAGATTTGAAGCCCCTTACTCCTACATTATGTGCTCTACACTCTTTGATTCCCTTCATATCCCCCCTTGAGCTGCTCAAACTGGTGCTTTGGATTTTCTCCAAGATTGACCTAGGTGATTCTACATTTCGTGTATCATCTGACTTTTCTGCTCTGTTGGTTGGATTATCAATCGCTGGTTGTGCTTTCGATATGCTATCAGCATATTTGCAGCAGCCCAATACGCAAGGAATATCATCCAACATTTTCTGGGAAATGGAGGAAAAGCCCTTTGATATTCTTCTGTTTGAGAGTATTTATTTTCAACTTATCAAATTTGCCATGCGTTTCGAGCTAGATGCTGCAGATCTATGTTTGCTGAAAGCTGTTAATGTCACAAACAAACGTAAAGTTATGCACACCCATTGGTTTCCACTTACTATGGATCTATCAAGGGTGATTCATAACACTCCTATAGAAGTGCTTTCTCACTTCATTCGCAAAACTAGCATGACTAGAGCTAAGATGTTGTTTCTTCTTACTGAACTGAGCCCCGTTCATCTTTCAGTCTTTGGACACTTCTTTTCAGATGTGATGAATGAATATTTGCTTCCAAATGACAATGTGACTGATGGAACGTGTAGCAATACGTTCTCGGATGATAACTTTGTGATGCTTCTACCTACTGCTTTGTCATACTTAATTTCAGCTTCCATGAAATACGGGGAGCAGTTTCACAAATGTGTTAGAAGCATGTCTTCATTCTATTCCAGAATTCTGTTTCGCAGTTTCTCAGACTGGAAGAGCTACGTTACTATGGACATATTTAATAAAGAATGTGTTGAGTTCTTGCCTCCATCTATGGAAGAACTTCTCAATCTTCTCTCTCGCAGTCTTCTAGGAAAATCGATTTGCATGCTTCGGTACTATTTCGCCTTCAATGGAGATGCTGTGAAATTGAAAAAGCGATTGAAGTTATTTAATTCCATCTGTCCATATTCTGGTGCAGCCAATGAGGATTTACTAGATTGTGATGTTAAAGAGATTGATGCTTATTCACTTGACCAATCTTTAAACCTTGTAAATAGAGTTGTTGCAAAGATATACTTGTGTAGGATGCTTTTACTTCCAAAGAGTAATCAGATTCGGTCTTCGCCAAAGGAAGATGGGAACAACACAAAGGAGATTTATTCGGAAGTGGGATCTAATAAAGAATACTCGTCAAGAGTCCGGTTCATGAACATCCTGGTGCATACTTGGCATATAATTGTCAGGAAATTCCCTTCAAACTCTGATGACCCTGAAAAATTGACAGGCAAAAACTACGTGTTCAGATTTTTGGAAGTCTTCATCTCgagaaatattttagaattaACAAGAGAGATACGTAATTGTCCGTTCATAGAACAACTGGCGAGATTATCTCTTTTTCATAGGTTTGGGGACCCTTCAACGCTGAAGATGCTCCGAGGTGTTCTTCCTTCGCTATCTGATGGGAACTCACACATATTAGTACTTCAGCTGCTGCTTGCCCACTCTCAGTTTGCACCTTCCATCCATTCCTGTTTCCAATCTTCCGGGGGTTCTCAATTTGGTATGATCTTTAGGCCTATGGCTAGCATTCTGAGGTTACTCGTTGTTCCATCTACTGATGAAAGTGCACTTTATGGGGAAACTAGGCAACAAAAAACATCAGAGATGTACATGAAACAGTTGGAAGTGGTGAGGTTACTTAGGGCTCTGTTTTGTATTCAGGCTCAGCAGCgtagttttgattttgaaaaggacACTAATGCAAATCCTAGAGAATTGCTTTTCTTGCTTCTATCTTCTTATGGTGCGACACTCAGTGAAGTTGACTTGGAAATATACAGTCTCATGCTTGAAATTGAGTCTGCTAATGTGTCAAACTCTGGAAGCATTGCTGAAATGGATTACCTGTGGGGAAGTGCTGCTATTAGAATTAGAAAAGAACGAGAACAGGAGCAGGATCTGTCGTCTCATATGATGAAGGATGTTGAAGCAGTAGAAGGCCGAAGAACTCGATTCAGGGAAAACCTCCCCATTGACCCCAAATTGTGTGCATATACTGTTTTACATTTTCCTCATGGAAGAAATGTTGTTGAGGTTCAACATGGCGATTCTGATGATATGAATGAG ATAAACTATCCGAATGTTGAGCAAATACAAACATATGATCCTGTTTTCATCTTGCGCTTCTCAATTCATAGCCTGTTGATGGGTTACATTGAACCAGTGGAGTTTGCTAGTTTGGGCTTGCTTGCCATTGCATTTGTGAGCATATCTTCACCACATGATGAGATGAGGAAATTGGGGTACGAGGTTCTTGGAGGATTCAAGAATGCATTAGAG AAGTGTCAGAAGAGGAAAGATTTAATGCGACTTCGGCTATTGTTGACATATTTGCAAAATGGTATAGAAAAGCCATGGCAGAGGATTCCTTCCATCACTGCTAAGTTTGTTGCAGAGGCTTCTGTCATATTATTGGATCCTTCACATGATCACTATTCAACAATAAGCAAGTTTTTGATGGGCTCTGCGAGGGTTAATATGAAG TCTGTACCACTGTTTGCAAATTTTCTCTGGAGCAGCTCAGTTAATTTTCGAACAGACAGACTATGGATGCTTCGTCTCCTATATGCAGGACTTGATTCAGATGATGATGCTCAAATATATATCAGGAACAACATCCTTGAGATTCTACTGGGTTTCTACGCTTCTCCTTTTTCAGATATTGAGTCAAAAGAACTGATTCTTCAG GTGGTAAAGAAATCTGTTGAAGTTCGTAAATTGGCTCGTCATCTAGTTGAGCACTGTAGTATTATTTCATGGTTATCATCAATTGTTTCAGTCTTCTGTGGGAAGCAATACCAAGCTCAGACAAATTTACCATTCGCTCTGTTAAACAGAGCACTGGAG
- the LOC131321140 gene encoding PKS-NRPS hybrid synthetase cheA-like, giving the protein METSIASSPSIDKQEKVDPSIHHNLESEDHTIDVEKHVTDVVVTEQKSQQEGDTSTLGSYVGPSTIPTLTCPPYDYTEHFTTETVFPSDEALGSEKYIKNRTPMMMFSCERSGKYRPFVKKVDGKEVAVKKRVRSTGTKKCECPFELKAIKGNDGWTVSVHNGTHNHPPAVYLVGHSYAGRLSAEQTGTVVDLSVALVKPREILTHLKVQDPENVTSIKTVYNVRQKYRVIEKAGKSQMQHLLDRLEKYHYVHWTRGNKTQNVTELFWSPPSVEEMLCVFPHVLMMDCTYKTNKYKFPLLQIVGVTSTEMTFCAAFAFMECEKTENYT; this is encoded by the exons ATGGAAACCTCGATTGCTTCTTCTCCCTCCATtgataaacaagaaaaagttgacCCATCAATACATCACAATTTGGAGTCGGAAGATCACACAATAGATGTTGAGAAACATGTCACAGATGTTGTAGTGACGGAGCAAAAATCGCAGCAAGAG GGTGACACTTCAACACTTGGTAGTTATGTAGGACCATCGACTATACCTACTTTGACTTGTCCTCCATACGATTATACGGAGCATTTTACAACGGAGAcg GTTTTTCCATCCGATGAAGCGTTG GGTTCTGAGAAATATATTAAGAATCGCACACCTATGATGATGTTTTCATGTGAAAGGAGTGGTAAGTATAGGCCGTTTGTAAAGAAAGTTGATGGGAAGGAGGTAGCTGTAAAGAAGAGAGTGCGGTCCACGGGCACCAAAAAATGTGAATgcccatttgaattgaaagctATAAAGGGCAATGATGGTTGGACTGTCTCTGTCCATAATGGCACCCACAACCATCCTCCAGCGGTGTACTTGGTGGGTCATTCGTATGCCGGGAGGTTGTCGGCAGAGCAGACTGGCACGGTGGTTGATTTGTCAGTTGCTTTGGTGAAACCTAGAGAAATCCTAACCCATTTGAAGGTTCAAGATCCTGAGAACGTAACGTCTATCAAAACCGTGTACAATGTACGACAAAAGTATCGAGTGATAGAGAAAGCTGGAAAATCTCAAATGCAACATTTGTTGGATCGGCTAGAAAAGTACCACTATGTTCATTGGACCCGTGGGAACAAGACTCAGAATGTCACGGAGTTGTTTTGGTCTCCCCCATCTGTCGAGGAGATGTTATGTGTTTTTCCCCACGTGTTAATGATGGATTGCACATACAAGACGAATAAGTACAAGTTTCCTTTGCTTCAAATTGTTGGTGTAACATCAACGGAGATGACTTTTTGTGCAGCGTTTGCTTTCATGGAGTGTGAAAAAACGGAAAACTACACTTGA